From a single Lewinella sp. LCG006 genomic region:
- a CDS encoding DUF5686 family protein → MKTIKIQLPLIAIWFSKMLPAGLSLLFLFSLLHPLTAQQYLFTGRVIDADTKEGIPFCNVYYEGTTMGVSTDVDGYYELRVPVLQANLTASAIGYTSIAKPTNTEAQQTINFSLESANTTLDEIVVIAGENPANAIVKGIIQNKPRNDLEQQPAYQYENYTKIELDFEKIPDRIRQNRLMDPFEFVFENIDSTSDEKPFLPIYINEALSDVYYSEEVGRSAQVIKAQRASGTDNQSFIEFVKKVHTPFNVYNNYIDIIEKRFISPFSDAGLGFYEYYILDSALVNGQWSYKLKFKPRRKQENTFYGDFWVADSTFAIQRLNMRMAPDVNINLVKRIIIYQEYELNETLWLPVKQKMIVDFTLTEKSPGMIARRTESFRDYRLNPSIIQNNFPERKRGSSEPPPLNSDEDYWQSVRHEPLTETESTIYALVDSIQNVPAFKTYGDIFGTIFGGYFDLGKFEVGPYFSVYSSNPVEGTRLRLGLRSDDDLSPNLRIDAYGAYGFLDEKWKYGLEGKWLLRQYPWTIVGAAHRKDISLNSENSEAFQEGNLFSYSFRRDVYLKLIDVTETKVYYERYWDSGISNRVTFLNRQMDPYGNTQTGGFNYAFIKPGGEAIDTTLNTTEVIVKFRYAPGETFLGERFNRVSFGTPKPILEAQYTLGLQDVFGSQFSYHKFSLKLRHWFNISPIGWFSYRVNAGKTFGTLPFLLQEVHPGNEAVFLSRSVFNTMNSYEFVSDTYASVFLEHHFEGFFFNHIPLLRKLKLREVASFKAVIGSMSEKNQMANRLNAFQPQSGVALYTGFRSPTDRPFLEAGVGIENILKFIRVDALWRLTYLDNPEASRFSIVVGTYFAF, encoded by the coding sequence GTGAAAACTATTAAAATTCAACTTCCACTTATTGCTATCTGGTTCAGCAAGATGTTACCTGCTGGATTGTCGTTGTTATTTTTATTCTCCCTGCTCCACCCTTTAACTGCTCAGCAGTACCTCTTCACCGGACGAGTTATCGATGCCGACACCAAAGAAGGTATTCCTTTTTGTAATGTTTACTACGAAGGAACAACCATGGGTGTTTCCACCGATGTAGACGGTTATTATGAATTGCGTGTCCCGGTGCTGCAAGCGAATCTTACCGCTTCGGCCATTGGCTATACGTCCATAGCTAAACCCACGAATACCGAAGCCCAACAGACCATCAACTTCAGCTTGGAGAGTGCCAATACTACCCTCGACGAGATTGTAGTCATTGCTGGAGAGAATCCCGCAAATGCAATTGTGAAGGGAATTATTCAGAACAAGCCCCGCAATGACCTTGAGCAACAGCCTGCCTATCAATACGAAAACTACACCAAGATAGAGCTTGATTTTGAAAAAATTCCCGACCGGATTCGACAGAACAGATTGATGGATCCCTTTGAATTTGTCTTTGAAAATATAGACAGTACTTCTGATGAAAAGCCTTTCCTGCCTATCTATATCAATGAAGCACTGAGCGATGTTTACTACTCCGAAGAAGTAGGTAGATCAGCCCAGGTGATCAAAGCTCAACGTGCTTCAGGCACTGACAACCAATCATTTATCGAGTTCGTAAAAAAAGTACATACGCCTTTTAATGTCTATAACAACTATATTGACATCATTGAAAAGCGGTTTATCAGTCCATTTTCTGATGCCGGACTAGGCTTTTACGAATATTACATTCTGGACAGCGCACTGGTCAATGGCCAATGGAGCTACAAACTGAAATTTAAACCTCGCCGTAAACAAGAGAACACTTTCTACGGTGACTTTTGGGTTGCCGACAGCACTTTTGCCATCCAAAGGCTCAACATGAGGATGGCCCCTGATGTCAACATCAATTTGGTAAAAAGAATCATCATTTACCAGGAATACGAGTTGAATGAGACCTTGTGGTTACCCGTTAAGCAAAAAATGATCGTCGATTTTACACTTACCGAGAAATCGCCCGGTATGATTGCCCGCCGTACAGAATCGTTCCGTGACTACCGCCTCAATCCATCTATTATCCAAAATAATTTTCCGGAAAGGAAAAGAGGATCGAGTGAGCCACCACCGCTGAATAGCGATGAAGATTATTGGCAAAGCGTACGGCATGAGCCGCTCACCGAGACCGAATCTACGATTTACGCACTGGTCGACAGTATTCAAAATGTGCCCGCATTCAAAACCTATGGAGATATCTTCGGTACCATCTTCGGTGGATATTTCGACTTGGGAAAATTTGAAGTAGGTCCTTATTTTTCTGTTTACAGCAGTAACCCCGTTGAAGGCACTCGCCTACGTCTGGGCCTACGTAGTGATGACGACCTAAGTCCAAATTTGCGCATTGATGCTTATGGTGCCTACGGTTTCCTCGACGAAAAGTGGAAATATGGCCTCGAAGGCAAGTGGCTTCTTCGTCAGTATCCCTGGACCATTGTCGGCGCCGCGCACCGTAAAGATATTAGCTTGAACAGCGAAAATAGCGAAGCCTTTCAAGAAGGCAACTTGTTTTCCTACTCCTTCCGTCGGGATGTATACCTTAAGCTGATCGATGTTACCGAAACAAAAGTCTACTACGAAAGGTATTGGGACAGCGGTATTTCCAATCGAGTAACCTTCCTGAATCGCCAAATGGACCCTTACGGAAATACCCAAACAGGAGGCTTTAACTATGCCTTCATCAAACCAGGTGGTGAGGCCATTGATACGACCCTCAATACCACGGAAGTGATTGTCAAGTTTCGTTATGCTCCTGGGGAAACCTTTTTAGGAGAAAGGTTTAACCGGGTTAGTTTTGGCACACCGAAGCCTATTTTAGAAGCACAATATACGCTTGGCCTACAGGATGTTTTTGGCAGCCAATTCAGCTACCACAAGTTCTCGCTCAAATTGAGGCATTGGTTCAACATCAGCCCTATTGGTTGGTTCTCTTACCGGGTTAACGCCGGAAAAACCTTTGGCACACTGCCTTTCTTGCTCCAGGAAGTACATCCTGGCAACGAGGCCGTATTCCTTTCGCGCTCCGTGTTCAATACCATGAACAGCTACGAATTTGTCAGTGATACTTATGCCAGTGTTTTTTTGGAACACCATTTTGAAGGCTTTTTCTTCAACCATATTCCGCTGTTACGTAAATTAAAACTGCGAGAAGTAGCCAGCTTTAAAGCCGTCATCGGCAGCATGTCCGAAAAGAACCAGATGGCCAATCGCCTCAATGCGTTCCAACCTCAAAGCGGAGTCGCTCTTTATACCGGCTTCCGTTCTCCTACGGATCGTCCCTTCCTGGAAGCCGGAGTGGGTATTGAGAACATCCTTAAATTCATCCGCGTCGATGCACTTTGGCGCCTCACTTATCTCGACAATCCCGAAGCCAGTCGGTTTAGCATTGTTGTAGGTACTTATTTTGCTTTCTAA